DNA sequence from the Acidimicrobiia bacterium genome:
ACTTGTACGAGCTGCCTTCTTTTAGCAGAAAGCGTCTTGGCATCGGCTACTCAGAACGGATAGCGACGTTCGTTAACGACTTGATATCGACTAGCGCCGAGGCGGGTGAGGTAAGACTGTCCGAGGAGGTCGCTCGTGCTATGGATGAGCTGCGAGAGTTCATGTTCGAACGGGTATACCTCTCCGATGAAGTGCTGGCTAGTCAGCGCCAAGCCCAACATGTTGTAGAGAGCTTGCTTGAGTACTTCACAAAGCACCCCGATGAGATTACCGGACAACATCGGGTAATGAGCGACCCAGTCGAGATCCAAGTGGCCGATTACGTCTCAGGCATGACCGATAGGTACGCAATCGAGCTGTACAAGAGGCTGTTCGTCCCAAAGGGGTTTGTATGAGCAAAAAGATTTTTGCCTTCTCTGCATCTTTTGGCCGAGTCGAGTAGAGGGTCCGGTGTCGTACAGCGACAACGAGGTAGCCACCGTCCGATCGGCCAACGACATAGTAGACGTCGTGTCTGAAGTGGTGTCGGTAAGTCGGCGAGGACGGTTGGTCTGGGCACTCTGCCCTTTTCATCAAGAAAAAACGCCGAGTTTCAAGGTCGATTCCTCTACAGGTCTTTACTACTGCTTCGGGTGTGGAGAAGGCGGCGATGTTATCCGCTTTGTACAGAAAACTAAGGGCCTGTCTTTTGTTGAAGCCGTCGAGTACCTTGCAGCGAGAGCCGGAATCGTGTTGGTGGGGTCGCGGTCATCCCGCCAGGCTCAGGGGGGAAATCGGAGGCGGCTGCAAGAAGCAGTCTCTGAGGCGTGCGATTTTTACCATAGGTACTTGGTCGAGGCGGCCGAAGCTGTCAAGGCACGGACTTACCTTGAAAAGCGGGGGATAGGCTCGGAGTTGATTGCCCGTTTTAGACTGGGGTTTTCACCCGACGGATGGGACCGACTGAGCAGACACCTCAAAGAGAAAGGTTTTGCCGAGCGAACAATTCTCGATGCGGGCCTCGCAACAAGAACCGAGTCAGGAAGGCTGCGTGACTTCTTCAGGGCTCGTGTGATATTCCCCATATTCGATGCGACTGGGAAACCAATTGGCTTCGGCGGTCGCACACTTCCCGATGCGCCGCCAGAGGCAGGCCCTAAGTATCGGAACTCCCCCAACACCCCGCTTTTCGAGAAGTCCCACACTCTCTATGGGTTCCATCTTGCTAAACGGGGGATTTCTGAAAAGGGGAGTGTAGTAGTTGTTGAGGGATACACAGACGTCATAGGCCTTCACAAAATCGGCGTGACCAATGCTGTTGCAACCTGCGGGACGGCCTTTGGCGTTGACCACGTCGAGATCTTGAGGCGTCATGGTCTCACTGTGACGTCGGGGAGGGATTTTGCCACCCCTCCCAAGGGCGCACTCGTGGTTGTACTTGCGTTTGACTCGGACACGGCTGGGGAACTAGCCGGGGGTCGGGCTTTCGACCGGGTCTTGATTGCAGGTGCGGCCGAGTTCCTCGATGTGCGGATTGCCCTTCTACCTCGAGGTCAGGATCCCGCAGATGTAGCTGAAAGCAACCCCGAGGCTTTACACGAGGCTTTGGAGACAGCTGTTCCTGCGCTCGGTTTCTTGATAGAAAGAGCGATCTCGGGGGCTCGCCTAGATTCGGTGGAGTCACGGGTGGCTGCGGCGCGAGCTGCTGTGGCCCAAGTCCTAAGACACCCAGACTCGATAGTCCAGCAGCAGTACTTACAGCAAATAGCCGAGTTGTGTGGCCTTACACCCAAAGAGGTGCGCCAGATCTGGTCGGAGCTACATTCCAGGAGTCGCAAACCTCGTGCACCCGGTGGTAATTCCCAAACCCAAGCGACGCCGGCTCGGAGCGCGAGGTATACCGGTTTTGAGCGAGGACCCAGAGCAGCTTCTTCAACCTCGAACCTTGGGATGGCACGGACTCCCAATCCTCAAGAGCAGGTGTCTCACACTTCGGTTTCCTCTATAGGAGCCGGCCAGAAATCATCCCATTTGGATGCTTCTCTCGCCGCTTCGGAATCAAGCAGAGAGTCATCGAGGTTTGAGGCGCCCGGGGGTCCTGGAGAGGTGAGCGCTTCCGGTTTCGGTGAGCAATTCCCTAGATCTGCACGAGGTTATCTTCCACGATCCGATCGTTACCCAGATTCTTCGCGCTCGTTTCCGTCGAGCGTTCCCGCCGTCGACCTCGACAAGATACGCCTCTGCATATATGGATCTCCCGATGCGGTCTCCCATCTCTTAGGTTTCGATCTTTCCGATGTCATGAAGTCTGATGCAGCGCAGCGAGCAATCGAGGCATTAATACGCGCCAAGGGAGACCTAGCCACGGCAGTACGGAAGCTCGAGAGCGATGCCCACGCGAGAGATGCGTTAATGAGGGCTGCATCCGGCAGCTTCGAATTCGGAGAGGACGATAAAAGGCGCTGGGAGTCCAGTGTGCTGGCGGATGCCCGCCGTAGAGCCCTTGAAAAGGAGGCTAGGCGGGCCAAAGCTGCGGGGGACCTAGAGGCATACCGCCGAATCTGGAGGGAACTCAAGGGCGTGACCTCGCCCGATTGCTAGCTCCAAGCAAAAGATAGCGAGGGCGATTAGAATCGCTTTCTAGTTCGAGGTTGGGCAAAGTAGCGGATGCCGAATCTGTCAGGCGATGTGCAGCTGAACCAACCGCCGAAGGAGGGGAGCCGCCAGCGAATTGGGCGAACACCGCCAGAACGGGTTTTGCTGTGTGCGCTCTGGGGAAGCGCTGGAAGCCTGCGTGCCCCATCTGGGTCGGGCAGCGCGTCATCCATGGGCAGGGCAGTTTTGATCGGGCGGGGGACATGGGTTCTAGGAGTGGAGAAAGCGGGGAAAGAACGTGGGGCCGCAGGACCTCACGTGCGAGCCAAGACAGTGAAGCAAGGCGAAAGGCGAACGCGTCGCGGGATGTCGCCGATTCTCCAAGTTTTGCGGTGTCTGATGACGAGTCTGTGAGCCAGCCATCGGCATCGGGCAACGGACCCGGGAAGACCTCCGCTCAGACTTTCTCGGCATCGCGCTCGAAGTCTTCTGTCCGGCGGCGTTCTACAGGAAAATCAGCTTACTCATCGTCCAGCAGTGCGCTCCGAGGACGGATTCCCACAACCCACACCCGAGGTAAAGGTGACAGCGATCAGCTTATAGCCCGGTATCTTCGTGAGATTTCCAGAGTCCCCTTGCTCACCGCTGATCAGGAGAAGGCGCTGGCGCGGCGTATAGAAGCGGGCAGAATCGCCGAGAAGCGTCTCTCGGTTATGGGTGAGCCCGAGCCACAGCTAGAGAACGATTTGATGCGTGTGATAGAAGACGGTCTTAGGGCTAAACGGCTGATGATTGAGGCGAACTTGCGTCTCGTCGTATCCGTTGCCAAGCGGTACGTAAAAAGCGGCCTTCCTTTGCTCGATCTAGTCCAGGAAGGAAACATTGGCTTGATCCGGGCTGTGGAGCGCTTCGACTACCGTTTGGGATACCGATTCTCTACCTATGCGACGTGGTGGATAAAGCAGGCTATAAGGAGGGCCCTCTCTGACCAGTCCAGAACTGTTCGCATTCCAGCTCACGTTACCGACGAAGCCGCCCGGGTGAGGCGGACTTACGATGAGTTGAGACAGCGATTGGGCGAGGAGCCCAATCTCGAGGAGGTAGCAAAAGAAGCCGGGATATCGAAAGATCGCATCCAGGAACTTTTGAGTCTCATGTACTCGCCGTTGAGTCTCGACGCGCCTGTCGGCGAAGACGAAGGGGCCTCTCTGTCCGAAATTCTTTGTGGTGACATGAACGAGTTGCCTCAGGAATTGATTACTAAAAGTCTCCTGAGGGAAGAGATGCTTTGGGCAATGCAGGATTTGACTCCCAGAGAGCGCCAGGTTCTTAAGATGCGCTTTGGGCTTGACGGGGAAAGGCCTAGAACTTTAGAAGAGGTTGGACGGACAATAAGCGTGACGCGGGAGCGGGTGAGGCAGATCGAAGCCCGTTGCCTCGCAAAGTTGCGCCATCCCTCAAGGGCGAAGCATCTTCGAGAGTACTTGCAGTAAGGGAATAGTGTTAGACCGGGCTTTGTGGCCCCTTTGTAGGCTGGTGGTTCGCTGAGTAACTGCCGGGTATCACCAAAGGGGCAGGTACGCTGCCTGCGCATGACGGATACGAGCGATGTGAGATGTGCATAGGTTGCGGCAGCAAGGCGGCGATCGCAAAAAAGATGCATTGTGCCTTTGGGAGGGCACTTCGATCCGGGGTAGCTCAGTCGGCAGAGCAGGCGCCTGTTAAGCGCTTGGTCGCGGGTTCGAGTCCCGCCCCCGGAGCGACAAGCTCATCGGCAAGATCGACTGAAGCCGGCCGGCTCGGTCTTCAAGAGCGCAGGACCCTCCCCACGTAACTCTCCCAGTGCTCTGGTAGGGTGGAGGGGGTGCCGGCGGTGGATAGGCCCCCGGTGCACTGAACCCCGGTGGATAGGGTGGCGGATAGCTCGGATAGTTCTGGGACACCTTCCGCTCCCCGGTTCTTTAGGCCACTAAGAATCGAGAGGAGAAATTCTCCGGCCTGGCCTGACGTGCAGATACGGCCCCGTCGTGGCTACTGAGCGGGGCGCATCACCTGCCCCAGATTTCCTTGACCCTAAGCTCGGAAACGTTGTCTTGCCATACGGGCGCCCTGAACTCCTGGACATCTTCTGGTGCCAAATTCTTTACGATGGCGATCGTGCTGCCAAGCTTTTCCCCCGAAGCGTCATACGCAATGAAAGTTATCTCTACGTAGGTGTACATACGCGTGCTGTTGTTGCGGATAGACCCTGTGACCCAGTTAAAACTAAATCCGTCCCTCGATTCCGACTCTGACTTCCACTCCAACAGTTGCAAGTCGTTATTGGCTGTGGGTGCTGGCGATGACGTATTTTTGCCCAGTATGACCACCACTATGCCTACCGCGATAAGCAAGGTAAAGAGCCCGCCCAGGGCTATAAGACCACGTTTGCGAAAACCGCTCTTGGTGGCTTGCTTATTCGGCTCTCCCCGAGTAACCCCCTCAGCGCTCTGGTAAGGCCCCGGCGGTGCCGGCGGTAGATTGGGCGGCGGGTAGTTTGGATCCATCGGGTCCATCTGAGACACGTTTCTATCCTTCGGTTCTTTAGGCCACTAAGAAGCGATCGGCCAGGGTGCTTTCAGTGAAAGGCTTACCCGAATGCGCGAGGAAATCTTCTATGTCGAAGCGGCAGGCCCGCTGGAGGTGTGGGGATCGACCGCGCAGCTGCGGTTGGAGTACCTGTTCTTGGGTCTGGCTTTCGACTACTAGCTCGCCTATGGCCACCCCTTTCATTGAAGGATGATGATGCGGAAAGATCATGAGACGCTATCAACACTGTAGTCAACCCGCTTACAGGGTATCTATTCAGAGTCCTTTGCCAGCTGGTTGGAGGAGATGGAAGATGCAGGCGTGTGCCACACCTTTGAGCGCGCCGGAGGACACATTTGGGGGCAAGCGCATGTTCAAGGATTACTTCGTCCAAGAGGGGCCTGAGCGGGCGCTGGAACTGGCTCTAGAAGCCGAAGGAGGAGGATCCATGGCGACACACCGAAAAAACGGATTGGTTGATGGTCGAAGGTACCGTGAGGTAGCACTCATGAAGCGCAACACGACAGCTTGGACACGTCACGAGTGAAGCTTTGTTCTGCAAGCTTGAGGCCTTCGGACATAGTCAAGTATGGACAAAACGAGTCTGCAAGATCCGAGATTGCAAGACCGTATTTGATCGCAAGTCCTGCAGCGAAGATCACCTCGCCAGCGGAGTCGGATAAAACAGATGCTCCTAGAATTCTGCCGCTTTTTTCTTCTGCAACGAGCTTGATAAGACCTTTTGTGTCCTGGTTTACGAGGGCACGTGGTACAGCAGAGAGCGGCAGTATGGACGTCTTTATCGTACCCCCTGTTTTCCGGGCCTCCTCTTCGGTGATACCAACCGATGCGATCTGTGGCGTCGTAAATGTGACCCGCGGGAGGGCAGTTAGATCTACGGCGCGCTTGGTACTTTGTAGAGCGTTCTCGGCCGCGAGGGAACCTTGATATGCCGCGACATATACGAACTGAGGGGCGCCAGTCACATCTCCTGAAGCAAAGACCTTGGGGTTGGATGTAGAGAGATACTCATCTACTACAACAGCTCCCCGCGATGGGTACCATGCTTTTCAATCTTGCTAATTTGCGATGAGGTGTACTGCCCCAACTCAAGTCCTATCGCATTAGCACCTATCACGACCAAACGTGATGGAAGCTCTTTTGTGTCCAATGCAGTAGTCGAGGTGAGGTATCCGGATTCAGCGAGCCCCCTAATAGGGGGGTAGATGGCGATGCGCCAGTAGCTATCAAGTAAAACTGTGCTCTTATTTTTTCCCCGTTTACCATTACCGTGTCGTTGTCTATGAAGCGTCCAACTCCATAAAGCAGATCCCATCCATATAAATGCACGAGCCTTTCGTACTTTTCCAGTCGAAACGCTTCGACCAACTCGTTCTTCTGTTTAATAAGTGCTGAAAGATCTGGTGTGTCTACAAAGGTTTTTATTCCTGCAAAACGGTGGTGCTTGGATTCGTACTGGACCTCTAAAGCGCGCAGCAATGTTTTTGACGGAACGCATCCGATGTTGACACAAGTACCGCCGGCCCTCGCTGCTTCGATCATTGCTACCCTAGCTCCCGCCTCTCGAGCTCGAATAGCGGCAGCGAATCCAGAAGCTCCAGCTCCAATTACAACGAAGTCATAGTCGGTATTGCTTTTAGCCATTGCCTCTTCGAAATGAAAAGCACTGGAGGACTCTTTATTTTATGTTTCTCCAGCGCTGTATTCGTCTAAATCCATTCGGGTCTGATTCGTCGGCACGATACAAGGTGATCTGCGTTTTCTCTGGCAAGGTCGGAGCCAAGTCTGATGAGTTCTCCGAGGCGTTGGTCCGAAATGTGGTAGACGACTTTGCGCCCCTTGCGCTGGGATACGACAAACCCGCACCATTTCACGCAGGCGAGGTGGTTGGATACACGGCTTTGAGGAACGCCGAGGATAGAGACTAGCTCGGAGACCGTGCGATCTCCATCGAGCAGAATCAAAAGAATCTGCAGGTTTGGAGTAGTCAAGGCTTACGTGCGGAGTCTGTCATTGGCCAATACAACGGGAT
Encoded proteins:
- a CDS encoding transcriptional regulator, with protein sequence MTTPNLQILLILLDGDRTVSELVSILGVPQSRVSNHLACVKWCGFVVSQRKGRKVVYHISDQRLGELIRLGSDLARENADHLVSCRRIRPEWI
- a CDS encoding DNA primase, which produces MGTQSSCTRGCSSQRGLYEQKDFCLLCIFWPSRVEGPVSYSDNEVATVRSANDIVDVVSEVVSVSRRGRLVWALCPFHQEKTPSFKVDSSTGLYYCFGCGEGGDVIRFVQKTKGLSFVEAVEYLAARAGIVLVGSRSSRQAQGGNRRRLQEAVSEACDFYHRYLVEAAEAVKARTYLEKRGIGSELIARFRLGFSPDGWDRLSRHLKEKGFAERTILDAGLATRTESGRLRDFFRARVIFPIFDATGKPIGFGGRTLPDAPPEAGPKYRNSPNTPLFEKSHTLYGFHLAKRGISEKGSVVVVEGYTDVIGLHKIGVTNAVATCGTAFGVDHVEILRRHGLTVTSGRDFATPPKGALVVVLAFDSDTAGELAGGRAFDRVLIAGAAEFLDVRIALLPRGQDPADVAESNPEALHEALETAVPALGFLIERAISGARLDSVESRVAAARAAVAQVLRHPDSIVQQQYLQQIAELCGLTPKEVRQIWSELHSRSRKPRAPGGNSQTQATPARSARYTGFERGPRAASSTSNLGMARTPNPQEQVSHTSVSSIGAGQKSSHLDASLAASESSRESSRFEAPGGPGEVSASGFGEQFPRSARGYLPRSDRYPDSSRSFPSSVPAVDLDKIRLCIYGSPDAVSHLLGFDLSDVMKSDAAQRAIEALIRAKGDLATAVRKLESDAHARDALMRAASGSFEFGEDDKRRWESSVLADARRRALEKEARRAKAAGDLEAYRRIWRELKGVTSPDC